CGCTGATGAATTGTAGCAAAAGAATTTACCTTTTCTTTTAAATTTAGTACCCATCCGAATGGAGCGGGGACAAGAACAAAGAAGTGTCCTGAATATGGTATGGCACCAAAACCTTGAAATACTTTTAATTCTTCAAAATTTAGAATGTCAAGCTCTACGTGTTGATTTCCATAGTATGCTCTATTAATTGCAGCTTTTGAATATCCTTTCTGAGTGATAATAACACCTTGATGTGCTTCTACATCTTCAACCATTGAACAAAAGCTTTCGATTTTTTTGACATCAATTTTTTCTGAAAAATTTTTGCAATCAACAACAATTTTTAATTCATACCCAGCAATTTCTCCTTCAATTAAAATGTCAATTTGTCGAGGTACCTTAGAAAACTTTCCGAGAATTTTCTGGTCAAATGAAATCGTTGTCTCAGGATAAGTTTCCTTAAAGTATTCAAAGATTTCTTTTTCGTACTCTTTCCAATTCATTTTGGTCTATTAATATTCTAGATAAGTCATAACATTAAGTAATTGTTAGCGCTTTAAACGTATCGTGTTTCTCCTTCCAAATCAATGAGATGTTCAAAGTTTCGAGAACTATTTGATCCAGTCCGAAACTTATTTCTTTCTAAAAAGTAGAGGTTATCGTTTTTTCCTCTATATTTGTTCTACAAATTAAAAAGATATGAAAGAAACAAAACTCGGAGATTTTGAAGAAACCTTGCTTCTTATTGTGGGAATCCTTGATAAAGAAGCCTATGCCTTCAAGATCGCAGAAGAATTTGAAGACCAACTCAAACGCTCTGTGTCAATCGGAGCAGTGCATTCTACCTTAAATCGCTTAGGAGATAAAGGCTTTCTCACTTCCAAGATGGGAGATCCGACTGCCGAGCGAGGAGGGAGGAGAAAACGCATTTATGAAATCACTGCGGAGGGGCATCGAGCCTTGAAAAACTCTCGTGAAATCAAGCTTTCGCTATGGAACCAGTTTCCTGCCTTTGCAAACCTAAAGTTTAGGGTAGGGTAGTGATAATTATCTCAAATCAAATACCAGTTTTGTCATTCCGCGGCGTATGCCCGGAATCTAGATTTATCTTAAAGATCAGAATTCAATGCTTTAAGGAAGATTCAGATTCCTGCTTCCGCAGGAATGACTTATTAGAGAAATGCTGGTTAACTCTTCCTACAAGACAAGGAGTATACTAAATGGAATCCAGGCCTCCTGAATTAGCTGAACGGTTTTTATGCTTCTTCCTCAAACAAGAGTTTCAGGAAGAGGTACTTGGTGATTTAGAAGAGGCTTACTATTTCGCTTTGAGGGAGCACACCGAACGAAGAGCAGCTCTCTTGTACTGGTTCCAGGTGCTTAACTATCTCCGCCCCTTTGCTATTAAAAATTTCCGCTCACCCGAAATCTATCCTGTTATGCTATCTCACAATATCAAAATCAGTTATCGTACCCTGCTCAAGAACAAGACCTACTCCCTGATAAATATTTTGGGTCTGGCCATAGGTATCACTGTTTCTATCTTCATAGGACTTTGGGTACTGGATGAATATTCCTTCAACAAAAATCATGAGCATTATGATCGAATAGTCCAGGTATTCCGAAAGAATGTTACACCTGAAGCAATTTATATCAATAGTTCTATGACAGGTGCACTTGGAGAAGAGCTAAATGAGAAGTTTCCCCATTATTTCGAATACACGGCGCTAACTTTTTTTAGACCCAGTGAGCAGGTTCTTAGTATCGGTGAAAATTCCTTTGAAGAAATGGGGTATTTCTTTCAGCCAGATATCACTCATATTCTTTCGCTACCCATGTTGGAAGGCTCGAGAGATGCTCTTCAAAATCCGAGCAATGTGATTATCTCGAAATCATTTGCAGACAAAGCTTTTAGAAATGAACAGGCTATTGGACAAACGGTAAATTTGAATGCGAATGTAGATTTGATAGTGGCCGGAGTGTATGAGGACCTCCCACAAAACTCGACTTTTGGAGATGCTTCCTTCCTTATTTCCCAGGCACTCTTCTATAATGAGCAAAATCCCTATGGATGGGACAACTATAACATGAAGTTATTTGCTTTGCTCCGACCCGGCGTAAATGTCGAAGATGCTTCAGAAGCGATTAAAGATGTTATCAAGCCCTACCGGGATGAATTGTACAATAAAGGAGAGATTTTTTTGCTTCCTATGAGGGACTGGAATCTGAATTCTACTTTTGAAAATGGGGTACAGGTAGCTAGCCAAAAAGTGCAATTCATTCGATTATTTATTGTCATAGGGCTGTTTATCCCGCTCATTGGATGTATCAACTTTATGAATTTGAATACCGCCCAATATCAAACAAGAGGGAAAGAAGTAGGTATCCGAAAAACCTTAGGATCGGTGAGAGCTACTGTAGCCAGTCAGTTCCTGGTTGAGTCGTTTATGTATGTATTTGGTGCCTTAATGGTCTCTTTGGTATTGGTATATGCCTTGCTTCCCGGCTTTAATGAAATCTCCGGAAAGGAAGTCACACTTCCCTGGATGTTCCCCGCTTTCTGGTTGTTGTGCCTGGTATTCAGCTTAATCGTTTCTTTGTTTGCGGGTAGCTATCCTGCTTTTTTCTTGTCTTCATTTAATCCGATGGAAGCTATAAAGGGGAAATTGAGACAAGGAAGAAAAAGTATTCGGTTTCGCCAGGCCCTGGTGGTGTTTCAATTTACTATTTCCATCTTTCTGATTATTGGAACCATCACTATTCATGAGCAGATCAATCATGCCAAGAATAGATCCATGGGATATGAAAAGGAAGGATTGATCACCATAAGAGGACGAAATGCTGACTTTGCCCAGAAAGGAGAGTTATTGAGAGAAGAGCTGAAAAGAACAGGAGCTGTTGAAGAAGTTGCTTTTTCAAACTATCCATTGACTAATACACTTGGTAATAACGGTGGGTTTAGTGTTGAAGGATCAACAGAAATAAACCAGGAGACGTTTAACACAATCTATGTGACTCCGGAATATGGGGCAGCAGCGCAATGGGAATTGGTGGCAGGTCGTGATTTTAACAGAGATCAGGGAATTGAGATCAATTCAATTATCCTGAGTGAATCGGGGGTTGCGCAGTTAGGGCTTACAGACCCTATCGGAAAAGAAATTACTGCTCATAACAACACATTTAATGGCCAAACTAATTTTACGATCATTGGCGTGGTGAAGGATATGATCAAAGGCTCTCCTTTTAACGATCCTGTTCCACTCATGCTTTTTCCAAATACTAGTACTAACCGAAGGGGATTTATGTTCGTGCGGCTCAACCCCGACATGCCCTATGGCGAATCGATTGCGGCTGTTCAGGAAAGTTTTCACAGCGTGTTACCCGATCACCCCTTTTATGCCCATTTTGCGGACGACCAATACCTGGCAAAGTTCAAGTCCGAAGATCAAACAGGTACATTGGCAACACTCTTCAGTACACTAGCCATTTTGATAAGCTGCCTTGGATTATTTGGTCTTTCAGCATTTATGGTTACTCAGCGTGTTAAAGAAATTGGAATCCGAAAAGTGCTCGGAGCTTCTATTACTAATTTGTGGATGCTGTTGTCCAAAGATTTTGGTCAGTTAGTAATTATCGCTTGTGTGATTGCTTTACCTGCTGCCTTTTATGCGATGAATAGCTGGTTACAAAACTATGAGTTTAGAATACCATTGTATTGGTGGATTTTTGTAGCTGGAGCGGTCTCTTGTTTGGTAGTTACTATGCTAACGGTGAGTTACCACTCGATAAGAGCTTCACTGGCTAATCCGGTTGAGTCTTTGAGATCGGAGTAGTTCTTTTATTAGTCATTCTGAGGCTACCGCCGAAGAATCTAATCGGGTTCTATCCGGTAAGATCCTTCGCAAGTATGCTCAGGATGACTTCAAAAAAGAAAAGATATTAGCACCCAATTCCTCATACTCTGTACCTGAGGTCCTAAAAACTACGGCAAAAAACACAGCCCAGCCTTTTGCACGGGTAATGGTTGAGGGTGTAGCTCCATATTCTTCTACAAGATCTTCTCTTAGAGTTTTTGTCATCGGAAGCATCCAAAGAATAGCAAGGTCCGTGGCAGGATCTCCTTTGGTGATGTCTCCCCAATCTATTACAGCTTGTATTATCCCTTCCTTTACAATGATATTTCCGGGGTGCAAATCTCCATGTATCAATGTGGGATTAGTATTTATTTCTTGTGCTAGGGCTTCTTCCCAAAGCTTCAATACGTGAGGAGACAACACGAGCTTATTTTTTTGAATTCGCTCATCAATCACATCTGCTTTACTTGTAAGTGGTGCATCCCTAAAAGGATTTAGAGGCGCACCTTCAGGACTGATATCATGAAGTTTTTTTAAAAAGTGAACGAGTCGAAAAAGCTCTGGTTCGGCAAGAAATGTATTTCGAGCGGCAGTACCCTCGAACCACGGAAGAATACTCCAGTGCCAGGGGTAAGAGCTGTCAGGCTTTCCAACTCTTATAGGAGCAGGGATAGGTAAAGGAAGTTGCCCTTTTAACTTTTGCGTCCATTCAATTTCATAGGTTATTAGCTCTGCTCCCAACGCTCTTCTGGGGATTCTTACGAGGTATTGATCACCAAGTTTGTAATTCTGGTTATCCCAACCACTTCCTACCAGCTTTAGGGAAAGCTCGGAGAACTCAGGGAATTGTGAGTCAATCAGGCTTTGGACTAGTTCCTCGTCTATATTGAGATCTGAGTTAGGGTAAGCAGTCATGGAATCAGCTTATAAATCCCAAGGGTTCTTTCCTTCAATCTGGAGCTTCCAAATGGTATTGCTCCCATCAGAAATGCGCCTTATTTGAGTAAAATCATCATTACTTATAAAGATCATTGGAGATTCAACGTCAAAGGCAATTTCCATTATAATAGTAAGGGTATCATTAGATGATAAGTATTCACCTGACTGTAGAATATCAGTAACAATCACTTCAGAAGTAGAGTCAGGAAAAAGTTCAAGCCATTGTGCGCAATTTACACCTTGATTCAAAAGTTCAAGGCACTCTTCGGTGGAAGAAGCAATTGGATAGACAAAGGTGGTATTTCCACTTCCAAAAAAGAAAAGCTCTTCGTCAGGATTGCTGTCACTACTACATGAAAGCCCGAAAATCAGTAGGAAAGAAAGGGTCAAAAATCTCATGAGCACATCAACGACTTAGTTGTGCAATAATTTTAATTGCTCGTTTCGAAACTGACTTTCTAGAATCCTGGCTATGTCTATCAAGGTGCGGGAGCATCCAGCTCTTTAGAGAGGAATCCTTCTCTGCCCAGGTAGATAATGTTCTCATGGCTTCATTGAGTACAATCCAGTCGTTATGGAATTCGAGATTTCTCTTCACAATCGACACTGCTTGCTCATATTGCTCATCGTTCATTTGATCCTCAAGCTTTAGAAAGAGCTGGCATAAAGTCCATTGGGTTGAAGCCTGATCAATATCAGCAATTTCGGTTAAAAACCGATCGATATAGGGTACGAGTAGCTGCTTTTCTTCTGCACACACTCTTTTCATTGCATTGGACACACGCAGGCGAACTACCTCATCTTCACTAAAGTAACAATTAAAGAGTTCATCAAAGTTGGAGTGATTGGCTAAAACTTCTTCAACCACCTCAACAGTGTTGCCCAGTGAGTTGGGATGTCCTCCGGTTAGCCGCTGCTCAAAATTATTCATCGCCAGGTTTAGATTTTGTAAGATGCCAGATTGTTATTCCACACATTACAAGATAAGGCAAGCTCAACTTGTGTTATTTGTTAATGGTTATTGAGAAAACTATTCACCAATAACCATTAACATACGATGTAAATATTCAAAAGCATTTTTATACTTCCTACTGCGATTCTTCAATCTTTCGAATAGCCTTAAGGATACTTTTTCTAATTCCTGGGGAAAGAGCGTTGACATAATGAGGTTGGGCCAGTACCAGGATTTCATGATTCAACTCAGGATATTTTTCAGCAAATCGGATCATACATTGAAAGGCAAAATGCCGAACAGAAGGTTTTTTCTGAACCTGTTCCCAAAGAGTAGTACTGTAATCATACAACCGACTCTCTTGTTCTTCTTCCATATCCATTTTGAGGAGGATTTTGATGAACTCTCGTTGATGTCCATCCTCTAATTCCGGGAGCACATCTATTATTTCGGAAATGTAAGGAGTGATTCTAGGATCATTCTTTTTCATGTATCCTCCGATCATCCAGGTTGCTCTCCAACCGAATGGTTTTTCATCTGTGAGTGCGATACTCATGGCCTCATCAAAACACTCAGGGTGCTCATCAAGGAACTCAACCTTTTTAAGCTTTTCACGACTCAGCAACACCGATTTGAGGAGCGGATTCATTTAGAAGGGCTTCTTATTAGTCATAAACACGAATGATTTCCCCATGACCATTTCCCATAATGCTACGGACATAGGCGTTGACTACTTTTTGATTGGATATGGGATTGTGACCCGGAAAGTAATCCTTGTACTTCTCGTAGGCATCTTCCACAACTCCCAAAGCCACAGCATTTAGCCGAAATTGAGTTCGTGTCTCTAAAGCAGCAGCCTGAACAAAGCTGTGAATGGCTCCATTAACCATGGCCGCGCTTGTTGTATTCATTACTGGATCATCTGCAAGGATTCCCGTTGATAAAGTAATAGAACCGTGCTCCGAAAGATGGTTCTGACCAATTCGGACAAGATTTACCTGTCCCATTAGCTTGCTTTGGATGCCAATATAAAAGTCTTCTTCACTGAGATCGTTAAAGGGAGCCCATTTAGCTTCCCCGGCAATACAAACAATGGCGTCCACTTCTCCAATTTGTTCAAAAGCTTTTTTGATTGAATCCGAATCTGCAATATCAATGAGAACATCCCCAGTATTTCTGCCACCTATCAATACGTCATGGTCGTTGGAGAAATGATCAACCACTCTTTTTCCAATAGTTCCGTTTCCGCCAATGATTAATAGTTTCATTCGAATAACCCCAATTGATCTTTCTTTGGTTTCTGTTCAAAGCCTTTAATCGTTCGGCCTCCATATTTCCAGGAATCTCTTCTTTCCTTTTGTATGAGCTCTTCAACTTCATCCTTAGGCTCAAAATTTTGTTCTGCTTTTTGAGAAAGCTTAGCCAGCTTCTCGATGGCTTTAAGTTTGTCCGATCGATCAATCTTTGCTCGTTCAACTGCAGTTTTTAAGGTGGAGATAGTTTCATCATACACCGTAGTTGGAACAGGGAAGGGGTTGCCTCCCTTACTTCCATGAGCAAAGGCAAAACGAGCAGGGTCATTAAATCGGTTTTGAGTTCCATGAATGACCTCACTCACTAAGGCCAGAGATTGTAGCGTTCT
This genomic window from Balneola sp. contains:
- a CDS encoding PadR family transcriptional regulator, whose protein sequence is MKETKLGDFEETLLLIVGILDKEAYAFKIAEEFEDQLKRSVSIGAVHSTLNRLGDKGFLTSKMGDPTAERGGRRKRIYEITAEGHRALKNSREIKLSLWNQFPAFANLKFRVG
- a CDS encoding FtsX-like permease family protein is translated as MESRPPELAERFLCFFLKQEFQEEVLGDLEEAYYFALREHTERRAALLYWFQVLNYLRPFAIKNFRSPEIYPVMLSHNIKISYRTLLKNKTYSLINILGLAIGITVSIFIGLWVLDEYSFNKNHEHYDRIVQVFRKNVTPEAIYINSSMTGALGEELNEKFPHYFEYTALTFFRPSEQVLSIGENSFEEMGYFFQPDITHILSLPMLEGSRDALQNPSNVIISKSFADKAFRNEQAIGQTVNLNANVDLIVAGVYEDLPQNSTFGDASFLISQALFYNEQNPYGWDNYNMKLFALLRPGVNVEDASEAIKDVIKPYRDELYNKGEIFLLPMRDWNLNSTFENGVQVASQKVQFIRLFIVIGLFIPLIGCINFMNLNTAQYQTRGKEVGIRKTLGSVRATVASQFLVESFMYVFGALMVSLVLVYALLPGFNEISGKEVTLPWMFPAFWLLCLVFSLIVSLFAGSYPAFFLSSFNPMEAIKGKLRQGRKSIRFRQALVVFQFTISIFLIIGTITIHEQINHAKNRSMGYEKEGLITIRGRNADFAQKGELLREELKRTGAVEEVAFSNYPLTNTLGNNGGFSVEGSTEINQETFNTIYVTPEYGAAAQWELVAGRDFNRDQGIEINSIILSESGVAQLGLTDPIGKEITAHNNTFNGQTNFTIIGVVKDMIKGSPFNDPVPLMLFPNTSTNRRGFMFVRLNPDMPYGESIAAVQESFHSVLPDHPFYAHFADDQYLAKFKSEDQTGTLATLFSTLAILISCLGLFGLSAFMVTQRVKEIGIRKVLGASITNLWMLLSKDFGQLVIIACVIALPAAFYAMNSWLQNYEFRIPLYWWIFVAGAVSCLVVTMLTVSYHSIRASLANPVESLRSE
- a CDS encoding short chain dehydrogenase — protein: MKLLIIGGNGTIGKRVVDHFSNDHDVLIGGRNTGDVLIDIADSDSIKKAFEQIGEVDAIVCIAGEAKWAPFNDLSEEDFYIGIQSKLMGQVNLVRIGQNHLSEHGSITLSTGILADDPVMNTTSAAMVNGAIHSFVQAAALETRTQFRLNAVALGVVEDAYEKYKDYFPGHNPISNQKVVNAYVRSIMGNGHGEIIRVYD
- a CDS encoding aminoglycoside phosphotransferase family protein, producing MTAYPNSDLNIDEELVQSLIDSQFPEFSELSLKLVGSGWDNQNYKLGDQYLVRIPRRALGAELITYEIEWTQKLKGQLPLPIPAPIRVGKPDSSYPWHWSILPWFEGTAARNTFLAEPELFRLVHFLKKLHDISPEGAPLNPFRDAPLTSKADVIDERIQKNKLVLSPHVLKLWEEALAQEINTNPTLIHGDLHPGNIIVKEGIIQAVIDWGDITKGDPATDLAILWMLPMTKTLREDLVEEYGATPSTITRAKGWAVFFAVVFRTSGTEYEELGANIFSFLKSS